A single Drechmeria coniospora strain ARSEF 6962 chromosome 03, whole genome shotgun sequence DNA region contains:
- a CDS encoding U-box domain-containing protein, with protein sequence MADANLPVLVLCRPGTQANLLANNTARPVRGRQRDVNASGKASREPLAESSPFPRPWRGLGYGPVTICHASEAETKTPAAVADDVQGLWPADDAASPSSSHAVSDPIYLVAVPRIRTSLEPTASAVLPQHTLPPFQPSSPPARDRSEIASVDDSIQTSRHACELTDANPQRLPIRNDAPPTYCEAPPESSVDEDANLPALHLHAVPSRRALIVKVQPPRSPSSAVDHVPCDIVLVIDVSGSMAAAAPIPGENGAEDTGLSVLDLTKHAALTIVETLNEGDRLGIVAFGSKSKVMQTLETMTDSSKEKARENIKALQPQDATNLWHGIRDGINLFKEGASASRVPAIMVLTDGMPNHMYVPSLRRRRPRTRNLPPCIRQSSNPSPSRCPPAGYIPKLRTMRPLPASIHTFGFGYHLRSGLLKSLAEFGHGNYAFIPDAGMIGTVFVHAVANLQTTFATNANLLLTYPHDLELDETMGDSVVREEPESAGVKDENRKVLRIPLGNLQYGQSRDVFLRLRNVSEKDSVNYDMVSATLEFEKITLQPSMDDAKSSHFPLNFWNNAGKDRGRGRTVSSIRPKPSQAAAVSEEEICYHESRARICSYLSSWFPLGSDGEHRVITSGREEKRKELTRLIEEIPARNHGDVLNKSLMEDLVGAEPKGQISLAINKDEYFNKWGVHFLPSYHNAHARQICNSFKDSGPLQYGVDSPLFNSCRDRLDDAFDHLPAPEPSLTMPAMRGYSATGGSGQCPGSGFVAPKKISMSRYHDASGVCFAASTNVELASGRTVQIRQLKQGMKVRTLAGPRKVAFVLKTAVRGEMLCRAGSVAVTPWHPISVDGTSWTFPAYVATGKLRYTGSVYSIMLQRDGNAKAHSMRLGGCWGVTLGHGLTSGADTRAHAFFGDYNLVGKSLVGLSPDRHGVVAGRGVRRDAGTGLVVGFKGMKLNAAAEGGASAVAPSRSEPYAA encoded by the exons ATGGCCGATGCAAACTTACCCGTACTTGTCCTGTGCCGTCCTGGTACGCAAGCGAACCTCTTGGCCAACAACACCGCTCGACCAGTACGAGGCCGTCAACGAGACGTAAACGCCTCGGGCAAAGCCTCACGCGAGCCCCTCGCCGAGTCCAGCCCCTTCCCCCGTCCATGGCGAGGCCTGGGCTACGGTCCGGTCACCATCTGCCACGcctccgaggccgagacgaaAACGCcagcggccgtcgccgatgacgtCCAAGGTCTGTGGCCGGCTGACGATGCGgcctcgccttcgtcgtccCATGCCGTGTCGGATCCCATAtatctcgtcgccgtcccccGCATCCGAACCTCACTGGAACCCACCGCTTCTGCAGTCCTTCCGCAGCACACCCTCCCACCCTTCCAGCCCTCGAGCCCTCCGGCACGAGACCGATCGGAGATAGCAAGTGTCGACGATTCCATCCAGACCTCTCGCCATG CATGCGAGCTTACGGACGCGAACCCCCAGAGACTGCCCATTCGCAATGACGCACCACCCACCTACTGTGAGGCGCCGCCCGagtcgtccgtcgacgaggacgccaaCCTTCCGGCTCTCCACCTTCACGCCGTGCCATCCAGGCGGGCCCTGATTGTCAAGGTCCAACCGCCTCgttcgccctcgtccgccgtcgaccacGTCCCCTGCgacatcgtcctcgtcatcgacgtctCCGGCAGCATGGCAGCCGCGGCCCCCATCCCGGGCGAgaacggcgccgaggacaccGGCCTGTCCGTCCTGGACCTCACCAAGCATGCCGCCCTCACCATTGTCGAGACGCTGAACGAAGGAGATcgtctcggcatcgtcgcctttGGCAGCAAATCCAAGGTCATGCAGACCCTGGAGACCATGACCGACTCGTCCAAGGAAAAGGCCCGCGAGAACATCAAGGCCTTGCAGCCGCAGGATGCCACCAATCTGTGGCACGGCATTCGCGACGGAATCAACCTCTTTAAAGAGGGAGCATCTGCCTCGAGGGTGCCAGCCATCATGGTTTTGACCGACGGCATGCCGAACCACATGTATGTCCCttcgctccgccgccgccgtccccgcACCCGCAATCTCCCGCCATGCATTCGTCAGAGTTCTAACCCGTCGCCCTCCAGGTGCCCTCCCGCCGGTTACATCCCCAAGTTGCGAACCATGCGCCCTCTCCCGGCGTCGATCCATaccttcggcttcggctacCACTTACGATCTGGCTTGCTCAAATCCCTGGCCGAATTTGGCCACGGAAACTACGCATTCAtccccgacgccggcatgATTGGCACCGTCTTCGTCCATGCCGTCGCCAACCTGCAGACCACCTTTGCGACCAACGCGAACCTTCTTCTGACCTACCCGCACGACTTGGAACTGGACGAGACGATGGGGGACTCGGTGGTGCGAGAGGAGCCCGAAAGCGCAGGCGTCAAGGATGAGAATCGCAAGGTGCTGCGTATCCCGTTAGGCAACCTTCAATACGGCCAGTCGCGCGACGTTTTTCTGCGCCTCCGGAACGTGTCCGAAAAGGACTCCGTGAACTACGACATGGTGTCGGCTACGCTCGAGTTTGAGAAAATCACGCTCCAGCCTTCCATGGACGACGCGAAATCCTCCCACTTTCCCCTGAATTTCTGGAACAACGCCGGCAAGGATCGGGGACGAGGTCGCACTGTGTCGTCGATTCGCCCGAAACCCTCCCAAGCGGCAGCCGTGTCGGAGGAGGAGATCTGCTACCACGAATCGCGCGCTCGCATCTGCAGCTACCTCTCCTCCTGGTTCCCGCTTGGCTCTGATGGGGAACACCGTGTCATTACGAGTGGCAGAGAGGAGAAGAGAAAGGAGCTGACGCGGCTGATTGAAGAGATACCGGCACGAAACCATGGCGACGTCTTGAACAAGTCGCTCATGGAGGATCTCGTTGGCGCCGAACCCAAGGGCCAGATCTCTCTTGCCATCAACAAGGACGAATACTTCAACAAATGGGGTGTCCACTTCCTTCCCTCCTACCACAACGCCCACGCACGCCAGATTTGCAACTCGTTCAAGGATTCCGGTCCGCTCCAGTACGGTGTCGACAGTCCTCTCTTCAACTCCTGTCGCGACCGACTTGACGATGCCTTTGATCATCTTCCCGCACCCGAGCCGAGCTTGACCATGCCTGCCATGCGCGGTTATTCCGCTACCGGTGGCTCTGGCCAATGCCCTGGATCCGGCTTCGTGGCCCCCAAGAAGATATCGATGAGCCGCTACCACGACGCCTCAGGCGTGTGTTTTGCCGCCTCCACCAACGTCGAGCTGGCATCGGGAAGGACGGTGCAGATTCGGCAGCTAAAGCAAGGCATGAAGGTTCGAACCCTTGCCGGCCCGAGAAAGGTGGCCTTTGTCCTGAAGACGGCGGTCCGTGGGGAGATGCTCTGCCGAGCGGgttccgtcgccgtcacaCCGTGGCACCCGATCTCGGTCGACGGAACTTCATGGACATTCCCAGCGTACGTGGCGACGGGAAAGTTGCGCTACACCGGATCTGTGTACTCCATCATGCTCCAGCGCGATGGAAATGCCAAGGCGCACTCGATGCGCCTCGGTGGTTGCTGGGGCGTCACGCTGGGGCATGGCCTCACCAGCGGCGCCGACACGCGAGCGCATGCCTTCTTTGGCGACTACAACCTGGTCGGAAAGAGCCTGGTTGGTCTCAGTCCCGACCGGCACGGAGTTGTCGCCGGCAGGGGCGTGAGGCGGGATGCCGGAACGGGACTTGTCGTCGGCTTCAAGGGAATGAAGTTGAACGCAGCTGCGGAGGGCGGTGCTTCGGCGGTGGCGCCATCTCGAAGCGAGCCTTACGCTGCCTGA
- a CDS encoding putative acetyl-CoA C-acyltransferase precursor, which translates to MSPPRGLASVLAKSPSDVVILSALRTPVCRAYKGRLRDAYPEEMLGSVLGALRERHPEVHVDDVAVGVVLSELGGSKAARMALTHVGFPRETCLYTVNRACASSLQSIAAVAAQVSTGIISVGIGGGMESMTRNYGTKAIPVDVWPALRDSPIKDARDCIMPMGLTSENVAARYGISRADQDAFAAESHIRASAARAAGRFDDEIVSVTTRFQEVDKEGAAVGAAQTITVTRDDGIRDGISVDALAKLKPAFTADGASTAGNSSQVSDGAAAALLMRRSTATQLGLERRILGRFVSALTAGCAPDEMGIGPALAIPRLLARHSLTVRDIQRWEINEAFASQAIHCLRELGLEQAWERGTVNPDGGAIALGHPLGATGARMTSTLLHGMQRDGGDLGVVSMCVGTGMGMAGLFARE; encoded by the coding sequence ATGTCACCTCCCCGCGGCCTTGCCAGCGTGCTCGCCAAGTCGCCctccgacgtcgtcatcctgTCGGCGCTGCGAACGCCCGTCTGCCGCGCCTACAAGGGGCGACTGCGTGATGCATATCCCGAGGAGATGCTCGGCTCGGTGTTGGGCGCCTTGCGCGAGCGTCACCCCGAGGTCCACGTCGATGatgttgccgtcggcgtcgtcctgtCCGAGCTCGGAGGCTCCAAGGCGGCCCGCATGGCCCTCACCCACGTCGGCTTCCCGCGTGAGACGTGCCTCTACACCGTTAACCGAGCATGCGCATCGTCGCTGCagtccatcgccgccgtggcggccCAAGTCAGCACCGGAATCATcagcgtcggcatcggcggtgGCATGGAGAGCATGACGCGCAATTACGGTACCAAGGCCATCCCCGTCGACGTGTGGCCTGCGCTCCGGGACTCGCCCATCAAGGACGCTCGGGACTGCATCATGCCCATGGGATTGACGTCGGAAAACGTTGCTGCAAGATACGGCATCTCCCGCGCTGATCAGGATGCCTTCGCGGCCGAGTCCCATATCCGCGCCTCGGCTGCccgtgccgccggccgcttcgacgacgagatcgtCTCCGTCACGACGCGCTTCCAAGAAGTTGATAAGGagggtgccgccgtcggtgcgGCGCAAACTATCACCGTCacgcgcgacgacggcatccgcgacggcatctcggtcgacgccctcgccaagCTCAAGCCGGCCTTCACAGCCGACGGCGCATCCACGGCTGGAAACTCGAGCCAGGTGTctgacggtgccgccgccgcgcttcTGATGCGCCGGAGCACGGCCACGCAGCTCGGCCTGGAGCGTCGTatcctcggccgcttcgtctCCGCACTCACAGCGGGCTGCGCTCCGGATGAGATGGGCATCGGCCCCGCCCTTGCGATCCCTCGCCTTCTCGCTCGCCACAGTCTGACCGTCCGAGACATCCAGCGGTGGGAGATCAACGAGGCATTTGCCAGCCAGGCCATACACTGCTTGCGCGAGCTGGGCCTCGAGCAGGCCTGGGAGCGGGGAACCGTGAaccccgacggcggagccATCGCGCTGGGACATCCACTGGGCGCCACGGGcgcgaggatgacgagcaCGCTTCTCCACGGCATGCAGCGGGATGGAGGTGATCTTGGCGTTGTGAGCATGTGTGTTGGAacgggcatgggcatggccGGCCTGTTTGCTCGCGAGTAA
- a CDS encoding hypothetical protein (related to component of actin cortical patches LAS17) yields the protein MAGERWDRDRFTYERDRVEDSRYSTGGYRPRDRSDERHDRDRRRFHDDDLDDDIGHDGRTYHDELRSDVRRERAGPDVEYDRRVVVEKERDVEYRRDSPPPRRPAFLRRQSSLDTYDRRPLRRIYEPREEYPPPARREDLYRDDYRDDYRDDYRPTPYQPIPLPRAPALPSPRRYRDRDDVDVADPTYYADDDYRPPYAEHVREREVVRERKRDTRDRSRESRSNRTRTHRSSSRSSTTSLSSSSAGGATVRSEYPKKGKTKIPSRLVSKRALIDLGYPFIEEGNTIIVQKALGQDNIDELLKLSEEYGKADLEVAAARSSAGNLATEDKGEVAAPPVPVPAPVVVSPLPVTIPPPPMTTVTTVTTGPVVVEAAPVTAGPAYEVVDRTRTAFREYSPARTTTTSTSYDSYPSRHRHHHHHHHRYDDLPVGPVVVRSRSRSRSRKDIRAEIRALERELAHRPRGELGEREIIRTERLPDGQLVVFEEKVERQIASPKPPRIEKDKKGRMSISVPKYR from the exons ATGGCCGGCGAACGTTGGGATCGTGACCGGTTCACGTACGAGCGGGACCGCGTGGAGGACAGCCGATACTCGACCGGAGGATATCGGCCGCGGGACCGCTCGGATGAACGGCATGACCGTGACCGCCGACGATttcacgacgacgacctggACGACGACATAGGGCACGATGGCCGAACGTACCACGACGAGCTGCGATCGGATGTGCGTCGCGAGAGAGCTGGTCCCGACGTCGAGTACGACCGCAGGGTCGTGGTGGAAAAGGAGCGAGACGTCGAGTACCGCCGTGACTCGCCGCCCCCGCGTCGACCAGCCTTCCTGCGCCGCCAGTCCTCGCTCGACACCTACGACCGTCGGCCTCTCCGACGTATTTACGAGCCACGTGAAGAGTACCCCCCACCGGCCCGCCGCGAAGATTTATACCGCGACGACTACCGCGACGACTACCGAGACGACTATCGCCCCACCCCCTACCAACCCATCCCGCTCCCCAGGGCCCCGGCGCTGCCGTCCCCCAGGAGGTACCGTGATCGtgacgatgtcgacgtcgccgatcCGACGTACTATGCCGATGACGACTACCGACCGCCCTACGCGGAACATGTTCGGGAGCGAGAGGTCGTTCGAGAGCGAAAGAGGGACACGCGAGACAGGAGTCGTGAATCGCGGAGCAACCGTACCCGCACTCACCGGAGCAGTTctcgcagctcgacgacgagtctATCGTCTAGCAGCGCCGGCGGTGCCACTGTGCGAAGCGAGTACCCGAAGAAGGGCAAGACCAAGATCCCATCACGCTTGGTCTCGAAGCGAGCCTTGATCGATCTCGGCTACCCTTTCATCGAGGAG GGAAACACCATCATCGTGCAGAAAGCCTTGGGCCAAGACAACATCGACGAACTCCTCAAGCTCAGCGAGGAGTACGGCAAAG CTGATCTGGAAGTGGCTGCCGCCCGCTCTTCGGCCGGTAACCTCGCGACGGAAGACAAGGGGGAAGTCGCCGCCCCACCAGTGCCCGTACCAGCGCCTGTCGTGGTGTCACCCCTTCCCGTGACGATACCGCCCCCTcccatgacgacggtgacgacggtgacgacggggCCGGTCGTGGTGGAAGCCGCCCCCGTCACGGCTGGTCCGGCATACGAGGTCGTTGACAGAACCAGGACGGCGTTTCGAGAATACTCACCGGctcgcacgacgacgacatcgaccAGCTATGACTCGTATCCATCACGCCAccgtcatcaccatcatcaccatcaccgtTACGACGACCTGCCTGTCGGTCCCGTTGTCGTGCGATCTAGGTCACGATCCCGGTCCAGGAAAGATATCAGGGCCGAGATTCGCGCGCTTGAACGGGAGCTCGCCCACCGACCGAGAGGCGAACTCGGCGAGCGCGAAATCATCCGGACCGAGCGGCTACCGGACGGTCAGCTCGTCGTGTTCGAGGAAAAGGTGGAGAGGCAGATCGCCAGCCCGAAGCCGCCGCGGATTGAAAAGGACAAGAAAGGTAGGATGTCCATCAGCGTACCGAAATATCGCTAA